In a single window of the Paramagnetospirillum magnetotacticum MS-1 genome:
- a CDS encoding site-specific integrase, which yields MIILAIETGMRRGEQLSMRWADIDLDRRVVHLSMTKNGSPRDVPLSTLAVETLRGLYAASDRHPEVVFNVSPNAVRLAWNRLRIRAGIPDINFHDLRHEGVSRLFEKGFDMMEVATISGHKTLSMLRRYTHLRAEDLAQRLG from the coding sequence ATGATCATTCTCGCGATCGAAACCGGGATGCGTCGGGGCGAGCAACTGTCCATGCGATGGGCAGACATCGACCTGGACCGACGGGTTGTTCATCTGTCGATGACCAAGAACGGCAGCCCTCGGGATGTCCCGCTGTCCACGCTCGCGGTCGAAACCCTGCGCGGACTCTATGCCGCCAGCGACCGCCACCCCGAGGTGGTGTTCAATGTCAGCCCCAACGCGGTTCGTCTCGCTTGGAACCGACTGCGCATCCGCGCTGGTATCCCCGACATCAACTTCCATGACCTGCGTCACGAGGGCGTCTCACGTCTTTTCGAGAAGGGCTTCGACATGATGGAGGTCGCGACCATCTCCGGTCACAAGACCCTGTCCATGCTGCGACGCTACACCCATCTGCGAGCCGAAGACTTGGCCCAGCGCCTGGGGTGA
- a CDS encoding serine integrase family protein translates to MDGILVVSDVFKFLGLIGDKNKAIATYARLTSLGVTVIDGKLGLDVLKIPTDARQFMIAGAVASKVARRINRSDQPATGNEPTDHAVAAAKKARTRHADEFAKRMAPTLASIRDELGDGASHGAIARRLNELGHGTSRGGLVKWQATTVMRLLERLEMLAGGSGEGD, encoded by the coding sequence TTGGACGGCATCCTGGTGGTCTCCGACGTTTTCAAGTTCCTCGGACTCATAGGAGACAAGAACAAGGCGATTGCCACGTATGCTCGGCTTACCAGCCTGGGAGTAACCGTCATCGACGGGAAGTTGGGGCTGGATGTGCTGAAAATTCCGACCGACGCACGCCAATTCATGATCGCGGGAGCTGTCGCATCTAAGGTCGCCAGGAGAATCAATCGCTCTGACCAGCCTGCCACCGGGAATGAGCCAACGGATCACGCTGTCGCGGCGGCCAAAAAAGCTCGCACCCGTCATGCTGATGAGTTTGCCAAGAGGATGGCGCCGACCCTCGCCTCGATCCGGGATGAGCTGGGCGACGGCGCGTCCCATGGCGCAATCGCACGAAGATTGAACGAACTGGGACATGGCACATCGCGAGGCGGTTTGGTCAAGTGGCAGGCAACGACGGTCATGAGGCTGCTTGAGCGTCTCGAAATGCTCGCGGGCGGGTCTGGTGAGGGCGATTGA